The DNA region TGGTGAAGCCTTCCGTGCTCCACAGGTCGCCGAGCGTCATGTGCGCGGCGTCCTGCGCGTTGCCGAGCTTGATCGCGAGGTTCACGCCCATGTACCAGATGCCCGAGTTGTACGACTTCACGTTGAAGCCGAGCGTGTAGGTCGTCCCCGCCTTGAGGGCCAGCCCCTTGGAGAAGAGCCAGGCGTCGGACGCCGTCGAGCCGGTGTAGTGGAACATCCCCGACTTGCCGTTGCCGGTGCAGTCGTAGGACGAGCTGTAGGTGATGATCTTCCAGTCCTGCTGGCTGCCGGAATGCGCGAACTTCCAGCCGGTCGGCAGCCAGGACGACGAGGCGCCGCTCGGGAAGTCGAAGTGCTCGTCGAGCAGCTTCGTCGGCGCGCCGGCGACGTTCGCGCCGACCTGCACGGCGAAGGCGTCGTCCCACGAGCCGGCGTCGCTGGTCATGTGCATCGTGAACGGGATCTGCGTGCCGCAGGTCGCCGCGGCCGGGATCGCCACGGTGAACTGCGGGTCGATCGAGGTCGCCGTCGCCCCCGCCGTCAGGTCGGGGAAGCGGGTCGCGCCGTTGGTGACGACGACGCCCGGCGCCGTCGTGGAGAGCGTCGCCGCGAGGCGGGAGGCGACGATCGGCCCGTTGTTGGTCAGCGTCACCGGCAGCCGCAGGTGCTCGCCGGGGTCGGCGACGCCGTCCGCGGCGGCGCCCGCGCCGTGGCAGGCGTCGACGATTCCCAGGCCGGTCCGGGTCGGGAGCGCGACGCAGGCGCCGGCGCGGGAGACCTCGATGTCGTCGAGGTACCAGCCTTCGAGCTGCCAGTCGTAGTCGGACGTGAAGTGGAAGCGCAGCTTCACCGGTCCGCTGTACGCGGCGAGGTCGAGGTCGGTGAACGCCCAGCCGTTGCTCGACCCGCCGTACGGCTCGACGAGGTCGGTCCACGTGTTGCCGCCGTCGGCGCTGATCTGCACGGCGCACTTGTCGTAGATCTCGCCCGACTCCGGGTTCATCTCCGTGTTTCCCCATTCCCAGTAGCGCAGGTGGTAGCCGTGCCCCGCCGCCCCGAGGTCGATCGTCGCCGACTCCAGCGAGGACGAAGTGCTCGCGGCGTAGGAGCCGTCGCAGTCCACCGCGCCGACCTTCCAGGCGTGCGTCGCCGAGTGGCTGCGGCAGGTCGAGACGTGGAACGCCGATCCCGTGCCGTTCTTGGGGGTCCAGAGGCCTTGCCCGTTCTCGACCGTGTCCTTGAACGAGAAGATCCGCCCGCCGGTCTGCGTCGGCCGATGCAGGCCCGACTGGTCGTCGGTCGTCGCGTTGCGCGCCTTGTCCTCGGCGACGACGTCGAAGTAGTAGGTCGTGCAGGCCGACAGCTTCCGCA from bacterium includes:
- a CDS encoding immune inhibitor A; protein product: TETGPQTGVFVAQLATIAAARSQDGKVAVADGATITVRYADAAPAARTVDATTPVDCRAPAISDVVVTATDVDVTVSWTTDEPTTTRLVWGAAAPPTTVVDGAPVYTTAHSATVRKLSACTTYYFDVVAEDKARNATTDDQSGLHRPTQTGGRIFSFKDTVENGQGLWTPKNGTGSAFHVSTCRSHSATHAWKVGAVDCDGSYAASTSSSLESATIDLGAAGHGYHLRYWEWGNTEMNPESGEIYDKCAVQISADGGNTWTDLVEPYGGSSNGWAFTDLDLAAYSGPVKLRFHFTSDYDWQLEGWYLDDIEVSRAGACVALPTRTGLGIVDACHGAGAAADGVADPGEHLRLPVTLTNNGPIVASRLAATLSTTAPGVVVTNGATRFPDLTAGATATSIDPQFTVAIPAAATCGTQIPFTMHMTSDAGSWDDAFAVQVGANVAGAPTKLLDEHFDFPSGASSSWLPTGWKFAHSGSQQDWKIITYSSSYDCTGNGKSGMFHYTGSTASDAWLFSKGLALKAGTTYTLGFNVKSYNSGIWYMGVNLAIKLGNAQDAAHMTLGDLWSTEGFTNAGCVAQSLTFTVPADGTYYLGVHDVTPASTSSAPIVDDFVLTAPNFTCAVHACAPGTLTAPGETATAIDAELNWTAGSKDTLQWGADPAATSGYRLYRGAFADLAHLADGQPNSCLRWSGAATTTGATLTDAPAGGAVQWFLLSGVNDAGEGPAGAGRTLAPRGLCQ